In Antechinus flavipes isolate AdamAnt ecotype Samford, QLD, Australia chromosome 3, AdamAnt_v2, whole genome shotgun sequence, a genomic segment contains:
- the ERMN gene encoding ermin: MTEVSKASSLTGYNGDMSPEKEITEISDEVFAPDDLSKCHDEDVSLEGSFSKGNLEESKYSQVSMIRRDLAWSLEEQKQREEKIEEDNFTVHKRIASFSLKETGADEMTSEEGLQWEKNSPHGKVQETRQKEVDPEKLLERRDGGVRKDEEFQVAEASLKWLGSRQPNKDGMMISKQDEEIEDGEQEIDNDNDNGDEEEEEEDEVRLIEFKKGNGGASHFKEEGDISEDSPLSSPSSHPMTPEELLALGKKNDISRHTYSRYNTISYRKIKKGNTKQRIDEFESMLHL, from the exons ATGACAGAAGTTTCAAAGGCATCCAGTCTGACTGGGTACAATGGGGACATGTCACCTGAAAAAGAGATCACTGAAATTAGTGATGAGGTTTTTGCCCCTGATGACCTCAGTAAATGCCATGATGAAGATGTAAGTCTTGAAGGGTCTTTCTCCAAAGGAAACTTAGAAGAAAGCAAATATTCTCAAGTAAGCATGATCCGCAGAGATTTGGCTTGGTCTTTGGAAGAGCAGAAGCAACGAGAAG aaaaaatagaGGAGGACAACTTTACTGTTCACAAGAGAATAGCAAGTTTCTCCCTCAAGGAAACAGGAGCTGATGAAATGACATCAGAGGAAG GACTTCAGTGGGAGAAGAATTCTCCACATGGAAAAGTCCAGGAAACAAGACAGAAGGAAGTTGACCCCGAGAAGCTTCTAGAAAGAAGAGATGGTGGAGTTAGGAAAGATGAAGAATTCCAGGTAGCAGAAGCGAGCTTGAAGTGGCTGGGATCTCGGCAACCCAACAAAGATGGAATGATGATATCCAAAcaggatgaggaaatagaagatgGCGAGCAGGAAAtagataatgataatgacaatggtgatgaagaagaagaagaagaagatgaagtaCGATTGATAGAAttcaagaaaggaaatggaggagcTTCTCATTTCAAGGAGGAAGGCGATATTAGTGAGGATTCCCCTTTGAGCAGCCCTAGTTCACATCCTATGACACCAGAGGAGCTGCTGGCCTTGGGAAAGAAGAATGATATTTCCAGACATACTTATTCAAGATACAATACAATATCATATCggaaaatcaaaaaggggaaCACAAAGCAGAGAATTGATGAATTTGAGTCCATGTTGCATTTATAA